Genomic window (Verrucomicrobiia bacterium):
GTGCCGGTGAGTCCGGAGTTGTTCGCGGTGTTGGCCGAGGCGTGTCGGGTGGCGGAACTGAGCGGCGGCGCGTTGGACCCGACGGTGGGGCCGATCGTGCGGTTATGGCGGCGCGCGCGGCGTACGCAGATTTTACCAACCAGCGAACAAATTGCCCATGCCCGTCAAGCGGTGGGGTGGCGAAAATTGGCGCTGGACGCGCAACAACACACGGTGACTTTGCTCGCGACCAACATGCAATTGGATTTGGGCAGCATTGCCAAGGGATATGCCGCCGACGCAGCGTTGACCGTGTTGCGCCAACACGGAACGGCGCGCGCGCTGGTGGCGGCCAGTGGCGACATTGCGGCGGGGGAGTCGCCGCCTGGGCAGGCAGGCTGGCGGGTTTCCATCGGCACCCCGTTTCAGCGTGAGGGCGAAGCTCGAACCTTGCTGTTGACCAATGCCGCCGTTTCCACGGCCGGAGACACCGAACAATTTGTGATCATTAACGGGGTGCGTTATTCGCATATTGTGGACCCGCGCACGGGGATGGGATTGACCAATCGCTGTCAGGTTTCGGTGATCGCGGCGCACGCAATGCAAACGGATGCCTTTGACACGGCGACCAGCATTTTGGGAGTGACGGCGGGACGGAGGCTCATCGAGTCGCAGCCGGGTTTGTCCGCCATCATTTATCAGGAAACCGCGACGGGCGTGGAAATGGTGGAAGTGAACCGTTAAGCGAAGCCGGGTGTGGTTGGAGCGAATTCTTGCGACGATGGTGATTGCTTCTATACTGGCGCACTATGGTGGCACCGAAAAAACAGCGGGTGATTTGCGGCATGAGCGGAGGCGTGGATTCCTCGGCAACCGCCGCGCTGTTGCAGGCGCAGGGCTACGACGTGATTGGCGTCACGTTGAAACTGTGGCCGCAAGACTGTGTGAACCGCGCGGAGGACAAGTGCTGCGGCCCGCAAGCGGTGACCGATGCGCGTTCCGTTTGTCATCAACTGGGCATTCCTTATTACCTGATTGACGAATCGGGAGAGTTTCAGAAGCACGTCATCCAGTATTTTGCCGACGAATACAAGGCGGGGCGCACGCCGAATCCCTGCGTGATGTGCAATCAGAATCTCAAGTTTGGCCGGTTGATTGACCGCGCCAACCAGTTGGGGGCGGATTACATCGCGACGGGACATTTCGCGCGGGTTGAGCGCGCGGCCAACGGTCGGATGCTGCTTAAGCGCGGTCGTGATCTGCACAAGGACCAAAGTTATTTCCTGTTCTCCCTCCGTCAGGATCAGTTGGCGCGCGCCATGTTTCCGCTCGGGGAAAAGACCAAGAGCGACACGCGCGAGGTGGCGCGGCATTGTCACCTGAAAACGGCGGACAAGGTCGAGAGCATGGAGATCTGCTTTGTGCCGGATAATGACTACGGCGGATTCCTCCGGCAATCCAAGCTGGTGGAAAACACGC
Coding sequences:
- a CDS encoding FAD:protein FMN transferase, with translation MSLFRLSGIAVLLLITLLLGCRAEPTPEWERFQFQHPAMGTLFTITLYATNAVSARTAADAAFARVTVLDDMLTDYDAESELMRLCQQPVGQPVPVSPELFAVLAEACRVAELSGGALDPTVGPIVRLWRRARRTQILPTSEQIAHARQAVGWRKLALDAQQHTVTLLATNMQLDLGSIAKGYAADAALTVLRQHGTARALVAASGDIAAGESPPGQAGWRVSIGTPFQREGEARTLLLTNAAVSTAGDTEQFVIINGVRYSHIVDPRTGMGLTNRCQVSVIAAHAMQTDAFDTATSILGVTAGRRLIESQPGLSAIIYQETATGVEMVEVNR
- the mnmA gene encoding tRNA 2-thiouridine(34) synthase MnmA, whose product is MVAPKKQRVICGMSGGVDSSATAALLQAQGYDVIGVTLKLWPQDCVNRAEDKCCGPQAVTDARSVCHQLGIPYYLIDESGEFQKHVIQYFADEYKAGRTPNPCVMCNQNLKFGRLIDRANQLGADYIATGHFARVERAANGRMLLKRGRDLHKDQSYFLFSLRQDQLARAMFPLGEKTKSDTREVARHCHLKTADKVESMEICFVPDNDYGGFLRQSKLVENTRGDIVDIHGRVLGQHEGVAFYTIGQRKGLGISSSKPLYVVELDAGRNRVVVGDDSLLARAEFTVRDCNWIPWETPPANCEVTVKIRYNHPGTAATVTFLDSGRAQVKLTEPQRAITPGQAAVFYQEDLVVGGGWICR